A section of the Quatrionicoccus australiensis genome encodes:
- a CDS encoding phage adaptor protein, whose product MTYRTLGELRSDLSRRLGFGAQGSSGINSTLLDSFLLNAQEQLFADYEWRNLIKYDEKQTNVGQTLYDWANDCAPTHLRDIAVYDGSRWVPMQEGISWDMRSFDQQTIPNRYERYAQMEIWPAPDSQYTIRRYYVAKPARFTQDNDRASIDDGLIFLHALTNAKLHYRQEDGQAYANQLNSMLNKLKAKNRGQSVVSRRGSSSETPPRPRQV is encoded by the coding sequence ATGACCTATCGAACCTTGGGCGAACTTCGGTCTGATTTATCGCGCCGTCTTGGTTTTGGCGCTCAAGGTTCTTCAGGCATCAATTCAACGCTACTTGATAGCTTCCTGCTCAACGCTCAAGAGCAGTTGTTTGCTGACTATGAGTGGCGAAACCTAATAAAGTATGACGAGAAGCAGACAAACGTAGGTCAGACGCTTTACGACTGGGCAAATGATTGTGCACCTACGCACCTTCGTGACATAGCTGTTTATGATGGCTCTCGGTGGGTTCCCATGCAAGAAGGTATTTCATGGGATATGCGCTCATTTGATCAGCAGACGATTCCGAATCGTTACGAGCGTTACGCTCAGATGGAAATATGGCCTGCTCCTGACTCGCAATACACGATCCGTCGTTATTACGTTGCCAAGCCGGCGCGATTCACACAAGACAACGACCGCGCATCTATTGATGACGGCCTAATCTTCTTGCATGCGCTGACGAACGCAAAGCTGCACTACCGACAAGAAGATGGGCAGGCATACGCGAATCAGCTTAATTCAATGTTGAATAAGCTGAAGGCAAAGAATCGCGGCCAATCTGTGGTGTCTCGCCGTGGATCGTCTAGCGAAACTCCGCCGCGTCCTCGGCAAGTTTAA